The Chryseobacterium sp. 52 genome includes a region encoding these proteins:
- a CDS encoding amidohydrolase family protein, which translates to MNKKLRIILVALFCAGNFNAQIYIQNVTVADVIHKKMIPSQTVVMTGKTIITVKPSKQVKIPANSHVINGEGKYLIPGMTDAHVHFFQSGGLYTRPDALDLRKHVPYEKEISWSHKNMEDQLQRYLKMGITSVIDPGATYNLLKIRDSLKNIERLPSVYMSGPLITTYEPEVFKNLNKNEPFRLLTSIDDAKKLVQEQLPYKPDFIKIWYIVSGDAQKKKEETKKLEPSIKAVIDEAHKNNLKIAIHATERFTAEIAVQNGADFLVHNIEDEIVSEDFIKLLKSKKVIVSPTLTVMDNYYDTYGQKKVYNTYELENSNPQSIGSMYDLKHLTATSDSVMLSKRKARFSDPKVKAYISKTDSIRNVNLKKLAEGGVMIAAGTDAGNIGTQHASSFIAELKAMKESGMNEWQILQSATIIPAKILNKENEYGSIETGKTADFVLLNANPVENLENLTNIDLVMKNGLPIDRERIVKVTPETLAQQQVNGYNARNIEAFLEPYAEDVELYLFPGKLISKGKEAMRKTYSNMFEKYPDLHCEIKQRIVNLNTVIDKESVSGLRPGVKTEATAIYEIKNDKISKVYFTY; encoded by the coding sequence ATGAATAAAAAACTCCGGATTATACTTGTAGCTTTATTTTGTGCAGGTAATTTCAATGCACAGATTTACATTCAAAACGTTACTGTTGCCGATGTCATCCATAAGAAAATGATTCCTTCTCAAACAGTTGTTATGACTGGGAAAACCATTATAACTGTAAAACCGAGTAAGCAGGTTAAAATTCCAGCCAATTCGCATGTCATTAATGGTGAAGGCAAATATCTGATTCCGGGAATGACGGATGCACACGTTCACTTTTTCCAGAGCGGAGGGCTGTATACAAGACCGGATGCCCTTGATCTCAGAAAACATGTTCCTTATGAAAAAGAGATCAGCTGGAGTCACAAAAATATGGAAGATCAGCTGCAGCGCTATCTTAAAATGGGAATTACGTCAGTGATTGACCCCGGGGCCACTTATAATTTACTAAAAATCAGAGATTCTTTGAAGAACATTGAACGTTTGCCGTCAGTGTATATGTCCGGACCGCTCATTACGACCTATGAGCCTGAAGTTTTTAAAAACCTCAATAAAAATGAACCTTTCAGGCTACTTACTTCTATTGATGATGCCAAAAAGCTGGTGCAGGAGCAACTGCCGTACAAACCTGATTTTATCAAGATATGGTATATTGTATCGGGTGACGCCCAGAAAAAGAAAGAAGAGACAAAGAAGCTTGAACCTTCAATAAAAGCAGTTATTGATGAAGCTCACAAAAATAATTTAAAAATAGCCATTCACGCTACTGAACGTTTCACTGCGGAAATTGCTGTACAGAATGGTGCAGATTTTCTGGTCCATAATATAGAAGATGAAATAGTTTCGGAAGATTTCATAAAACTTTTAAAATCAAAAAAGGTCATTGTAAGCCCTACCCTTACGGTAATGGATAATTATTATGATACTTACGGACAGAAGAAAGTGTACAACACCTATGAGCTGGAAAACTCCAATCCGCAAAGTATTGGTTCTATGTATGATCTGAAGCATTTGACAGCAACCTCAGATTCTGTGATGCTCAGTAAACGTAAAGCCCGGTTCAGCGATCCTAAGGTAAAAGCTTATATCTCAAAAACAGATTCTATCCGCAATGTAAACCTCAAAAAACTGGCTGAAGGTGGCGTAATGATTGCAGCAGGAACCGATGCCGGAAACATAGGAACTCAGCATGCTTCATCTTTTATCGCAGAGCTAAAAGCCATGAAAGAAAGTGGCATGAACGAATGGCAGATTCTGCAGTCGGCTACCATCATTCCTGCAAAAATCCTTAATAAAGAAAACGAGTACGGCAGCATAGAAACGGGCAAAACTGCCGATTTTGTTCTTCTCAATGCAAATCCTGTTGAAAACCTGGAAAATCTTACCAATATCGATCTGGTAATGAAAAACGGACTGCCCATAGACCGGGAAAGAATTGTAAAAGTTACCCCGGAAACTTTGGCCCAGCAACAGGTTAATGGCTATAATGCAAGAAATATTGAGGCATTTCTGGAACCTTACGCAGAAGATGTGGAGCTTTATTTATTCCCTGGGAAACTGATCAGCAAAGGAAAAGAAGCCATGAGAAAAACGTATTCCAATATGTTTGAAAAATATCCGGATCTGCACTGTGAAATCAAACAGAGGATTGTAAATCTGAACACTGTTATTGATAAAGAGAGTGTTTCAGGTCTGAGACCTGGCGTAAAGACGGAGGCAAC
- a CDS encoding histidine kinase encodes MKLVFKILFIFILAAGNFCTAQDTVRVTQAYKSAARLKKAVDNNDNKGVADTYVGIANDYYNQGNYAKSEEFLVKARNIYKNLNDKKNLESVTRKIAQSQEKQNKITPAISNYSMAAEMSYSEKSRAVNTNDAARLSSPTSEQKVEAIQDNINISLKGKDKGDLAASYSQMADVNIQQKDIPRAEENLNNAYVLSKKEAPQQALEINQKLTNFYVENRNFEKAIEAKKKVLKEDFVKDNSQEKVNQIQELADIYIKKNDPEEAVILLKNAYGIALEKGHTMEAQKSVKKLDSLYNISGNTNASVTLYRDFLGKLPDLVSKDRSLVDNKILEDTEQRISQLEKEKGLKDELIRKKNVFNYSLIGVLILLTGLIFFIFRTLKKVQIKNKKIALQSLRREMNPHFIFNSLNSVNHFIATNNELEANQYLTKFSKLMRGVMENSAEDFIPFQQELDLLQNYLALEKTRFSDKFDYEIDADESLNMQNLKVPGMLIQPFLENAVWHGLRYRSDKGFLKLSFQKEGERLKVIVEDNGIGIEESKKQKTQHQKTREGRGMKNTLERMGLLNDLYKRDIQCKITDKKDEQGVLVEISYKNLIV; translated from the coding sequence GTGAAATTAGTTTTTAAAATACTATTTATCTTCATTCTTGCTGCAGGAAATTTCTGTACAGCACAGGATACCGTACGGGTTACCCAGGCCTATAAATCTGCGGCAAGACTTAAAAAAGCGGTAGACAATAATGATAATAAAGGGGTTGCCGATACGTATGTTGGCATTGCGAATGATTACTACAATCAGGGGAATTATGCCAAAAGCGAAGAGTTTTTAGTCAAAGCCAGAAATATTTACAAAAATCTTAACGATAAAAAAAATCTGGAATCTGTCACCCGGAAAATAGCGCAGTCACAGGAAAAGCAGAATAAAATAACCCCTGCTATCAGTAATTACAGCATGGCCGCCGAGATGAGTTACAGTGAAAAAAGCAGAGCTGTAAATACCAATGACGCAGCAAGACTCTCTTCTCCCACATCCGAACAGAAAGTGGAAGCTATCCAGGATAATATCAACATCAGCCTGAAAGGAAAGGATAAAGGTGACCTTGCGGCAAGCTACAGTCAGATGGCAGATGTGAATATCCAGCAGAAAGATATTCCCAGAGCGGAAGAGAATCTGAATAATGCCTATGTACTTTCCAAAAAAGAAGCTCCTCAACAGGCGTTGGAAATCAATCAGAAGCTGACGAATTTCTATGTTGAAAACAGAAACTTTGAAAAGGCCATTGAAGCCAAAAAGAAAGTACTGAAAGAAGATTTTGTAAAAGACAACTCGCAGGAAAAAGTCAATCAGATCCAGGAACTGGCTGATATTTATATTAAGAAAAATGATCCTGAAGAAGCTGTTATATTATTAAAAAATGCCTACGGAATTGCCCTGGAAAAAGGACACACAATGGAAGCCCAGAAAAGTGTGAAAAAACTGGACAGCCTTTACAATATATCAGGAAATACGAATGCTTCAGTGACGCTGTACAGAGATTTCCTTGGAAAACTTCCGGATCTTGTTTCCAAAGACAGAAGCCTGGTTGATAATAAAATACTGGAAGATACTGAGCAGAGAATCTCGCAGCTTGAAAAGGAAAAAGGACTGAAAGACGAGCTTATCCGCAAGAAAAATGTCTTTAATTATAGCCTGATCGGAGTTCTGATCCTACTGACTGGCTTGATTTTCTTTATTTTCAGAACACTGAAGAAAGTTCAGATCAAAAATAAAAAAATTGCCCTGCAGTCGCTGCGGCGTGAAATGAACCCCCATTTTATCTTTAACAGTTTAAACAGTGTCAATCATTTTATAGCGACCAATAACGAGCTGGAAGCCAATCAATACCTGACAAAATTCTCAAAGCTGATGCGTGGGGTGATGGAAAATTCTGCGGAAGATTTTATCCCTTTCCAACAGGAGCTGGATCTCCTTCAGAACTATCTGGCATTGGAAAAGACCCGTTTTTCAGATAAGTTTGATTATGAAATTGATGCAGACGAAAGTCTGAATATGCAAAACCTGAAAGTTCCCGGAATGCTCATTCAGCCCTTTCTGGAAAATGCGGTCTGGCATGGACTGCGCTACAGAAGTGATAAAGGATTTTTGAAATTAAGTTTTCAGAAAGAAGGAGAGCGTTTAAAGGTTATTGTAGAAGACAATGGAATAGGTATTGAGGAAAGCAAAAAGCAGAAAACCCAACATCAGAAAACCAGAGAAGGCCGCGGGATGAAAAATACACTGGAAAGAATGGGCTTACTGAATGACCTGTATAAAAGGGATATTCAATGTAAGATCACAGATAAAAAAGATGAACAGGGCGTTTTAGTAGAAATCAGTTATAAAAACCTTATTGTTTAG
- a CDS encoding DUF4386 domain-containing protein: protein MTPENKTARLAGFFYLIVIVTGLFSLMYVPSQLIVWKDPALTFQNISSSTQLFRLGIAGSMLCYIAFTVLPLVLYQLLKNVNATYAKLMVILALISVPISFLNLQAKFSVLTLTEGAGYLKILNAEQLQSQVMFLLGSYNKGILIVQIFWGLWLFPFGYLVYKSGFLPKILGVFLMLGCIGYVINVFARTIIPDFADYAVSNYITLPASIGEIGICLWLLIAGVRNKSPRPLPIN, encoded by the coding sequence ATGACTCCTGAAAACAAAACCGCCCGGCTCGCTGGATTTTTCTATCTTATTGTGATCGTAACCGGATTGTTCAGTTTAATGTATGTGCCTTCACAGCTTATCGTCTGGAAAGACCCGGCATTGACTTTTCAGAATATTTCCTCCTCCACACAGCTATTCAGATTAGGGATTGCGGGGAGTATGCTTTGTTATATTGCATTTACAGTACTTCCCCTTGTCCTATATCAATTGTTGAAAAATGTCAATGCGACCTATGCAAAACTGATGGTCATTTTAGCATTGATAAGCGTACCCATTTCATTTCTCAATTTGCAGGCTAAGTTTTCTGTTCTTACCCTAACAGAAGGTGCCGGTTATCTGAAAATATTGAATGCAGAACAGCTTCAGTCTCAGGTTATGTTTTTGCTGGGCAGCTACAACAAAGGAATTTTGATTGTTCAGATCTTTTGGGGGCTTTGGCTCTTTCCATTCGGTTATCTGGTGTACAAATCCGGGTTTTTACCAAAAATTTTAGGTGTCTTTCTAATGTTAGGCTGTATAGGCTATGTGATCAATGTATTTGCAAGAACGATAATTCCTGATTTTGCGGATTATGCAGTATCAAATTATATTACACTGCCAGCTTCAATAGGAGAGATAGGAATATGTTTGTGGCTGTTGATTGCCGGAGTAAGAAACAAAAGCCCAAGACCTTTACCGATAAATTAA
- a CDS encoding DUF6326 family protein, protein MNTPAKLEDTKVNIKIILSGLWASVTLCYLYGDYFELYVPHKAKGLVEGTNLLDTPAKLFLAAFLLSLPAVMVFLSLILKPRINRILNITLGIVFTAIMLLIAVTSLTAWRAFYVFLALLESLITILIIWHAWKWERV, encoded by the coding sequence ATGAATACTCCTGCAAAACTTGAAGATACCAAAGTAAATATCAAGATCATTCTTTCAGGTCTTTGGGCCTCTGTCACCCTGTGTTATCTTTATGGAGACTACTTTGAATTATATGTACCTCATAAAGCAAAAGGACTGGTTGAAGGAACCAATTTACTGGATACTCCTGCAAAGCTTTTTCTGGCTGCCTTTTTACTGTCGCTGCCTGCCGTTATGGTATTTTTGTCACTTATCCTCAAGCCCCGAATCAATAGAATACTCAATATTACATTAGGGATAGTATTTACCGCAATCATGTTGCTCATAGCCGTTACTTCACTTACTGCATGGCGTGCATTTTATGTTTTCTTAGCCCTGCTGGAAAGCCTGATAACAATACTCATCATATGGCATGCATGGAAATGGGAAAGAGTATAG
- a CDS encoding LytR/AlgR family response regulator transcription factor has translation MKIKAVIVDDEIIAREVLRSYITKYCPQVEIAGEAENIKEAVPLITEKQPQLVFLDVEMPFGNAFDVLEATKEFSYETIFITAFSQYSLQALNKSASYYILKPIDIQELILAVNKVAESLEKKDELNRNKILLENLKLKPEKQQLILPTLQGFDVVKTEDILRLQADGNFTQVYLTDGSKKMVCRFLKHFDDLLENPFVRVHRSHIINAGFVKSYHKSGTVMLSDDTEIEVSGSFKDNFLKVFS, from the coding sequence ATGAAAATAAAAGCTGTCATTGTAGACGATGAGATCATTGCAAGAGAAGTACTGAGAAGCTACATCACCAAATACTGTCCGCAGGTAGAAATTGCAGGAGAAGCGGAAAACATCAAAGAAGCCGTTCCTTTAATTACAGAAAAGCAGCCCCAACTTGTCTTTCTGGATGTAGAGATGCCTTTTGGGAATGCATTTGATGTACTGGAAGCTACCAAAGAATTTTCCTATGAAACCATCTTTATCACTGCATTTTCCCAATATTCATTACAGGCACTCAATAAATCGGCAAGTTATTATATTCTAAAGCCTATCGACATTCAGGAGCTTATTCTGGCGGTAAATAAAGTAGCAGAAAGTCTTGAAAAGAAAGATGAACTCAACCGTAATAAAATTCTCCTCGAAAATTTAAAATTAAAACCTGAAAAGCAACAGCTTATTCTGCCGACACTTCAGGGTTTTGACGTGGTGAAAACCGAAGATATTCTAAGGCTTCAGGCAGACGGAAACTTTACGCAGGTCTATCTCACAGACGGATCGAAAAAAATGGTCTGCCGTTTCCTCAAACATTTTGATGACTTGCTGGAAAATCCTTTCGTAAGAGTTCACCGTTCCCATATTATCAATGCCGGATTTGTAAAATCTTACCATAAAAGCGGGACCGTTATGCTTTCTGATGATACAGAAATTGAGGTTTCGGGAAGTTTTAAAGACAATTTCCTGAAAGTCTTTTCTTAG
- a CDS encoding lipocalin family protein: protein MKTFQKIAVPVTLGILGLLIYNSCSVGIPKGATAVNNFDAKKYLGRWYEMARFDYRFEKNMDNVTAEYSENPNGSIQVRNKGYNYVKKEWKESVGEARFVKDKTEASLKVSFFKPIWAGYNVIDIDEDYQYALVAGSSLKYLWILSRTTALPESIRQRFIEKAKKIGYNTDELIWVKHN from the coding sequence ATGAAAACGTTTCAGAAAATTGCTGTTCCCGTTACACTAGGTATTTTAGGTCTGCTTATTTACAATTCCTGCTCTGTTGGAATTCCGAAAGGAGCAACTGCTGTCAATAATTTTGATGCTAAAAAATATCTGGGAAGATGGTATGAGATGGCCCGTTTTGATTACAGGTTTGAAAAAAATATGGACAATGTCACCGCAGAATATTCTGAAAATCCAAACGGCTCTATTCAGGTTCGCAACAAAGGCTATAATTACGTTAAAAAAGAATGGAAAGAATCTGTAGGAGAAGCCCGGTTTGTAAAAGACAAAACCGAAGCCAGTCTGAAAGTTTCATTTTTTAAACCCATCTGGGCAGGCTACAACGTTATTGATATTGATGAAGATTACCAATATGCCCTTGTCGCAGGAAGCAGTTTGAAATACCTGTGGATTTTATCAAGAACCACCGCTCTTCCTGAAAGTATAAGACAGCGTTTCATCGAAAAAGCAAAAAAAATAGGCTATAACACGGATGAGCTGATCTGGGTGAAGCATAATTAG
- a CDS encoding CinA family nicotinamide mononucleotide deamidase-related protein, with translation MEKAVLITIGDEILSGNTVDTNSNFIATELKNIGIQVTQIFTISDEISTIKNTLKAAFELGDLIITTGGLGPTRDDKTKKALAEYFNDEIALDEVTFNHLKNYMERRGRLDILERNKEQAFVPTKSVVFQNHFGTAPCMMMEQDGKLCFSLPGVPYEVKPLIKDQIVPYLKEKFNLYYIHTRIVSVVGIPESILADTIEDWELALPENLALSYLPVGTRVKLRLTASGDNEIALKQQAEEEIQKLLPLIADHVIAVTEDKIEKILAEILTERKLTISTAESCTGGELAKMITSTSGSSKYFLGGIVPYATEKKIKILKVSKETVDQFSVVSEQVASEMAAGCQKLFDTDISLSTTGVAGPGRGEDGKEVGTVFYTIRIKDKEVNSKLYMPHLERLDFMNFVSQKIIQDLVGLLIND, from the coding sequence ATGGAAAAAGCTGTTCTTATTACTATAGGCGACGAGATCCTTTCCGGAAACACCGTTGACACCAATTCTAATTTTATTGCCACAGAACTTAAAAATATAGGCATACAGGTTACACAGATATTCACAATATCAGATGAAATCAGTACCATTAAAAATACTTTAAAGGCAGCTTTCGAGCTTGGTGATCTGATCATTACAACCGGAGGTCTGGGCCCGACAAGGGATGATAAAACCAAAAAGGCACTGGCCGAATATTTCAATGACGAAATTGCACTGGATGAGGTAACTTTCAACCATCTTAAAAATTATATGGAAAGGCGCGGGCGTCTGGATATTCTTGAAAGAAATAAAGAACAGGCTTTCGTTCCTACAAAATCTGTTGTTTTTCAAAATCATTTCGGCACGGCACCCTGCATGATGATGGAACAGGATGGGAAATTATGCTTCAGCCTTCCCGGTGTTCCGTATGAAGTGAAGCCACTGATCAAAGACCAGATCGTTCCTTATTTAAAAGAAAAATTTAACCTCTATTATATCCATACGAGAATTGTTTCCGTAGTGGGAATTCCTGAAAGTATTCTTGCAGATACTATTGAAGACTGGGAACTGGCACTTCCTGAAAATCTGGCACTCTCTTATCTCCCGGTCGGAACCCGTGTCAAGCTCAGACTGACAGCTTCAGGAGACAACGAAATCGCATTGAAGCAACAGGCAGAAGAAGAGATTCAAAAACTACTTCCTTTAATTGCAGATCATGTTATTGCAGTCACTGAAGATAAAATAGAAAAAATTCTCGCTGAGATTCTTACAGAAAGAAAATTAACCATTTCTACAGCAGAAAGCTGCACCGGAGGCGAGCTGGCGAAAATGATCACCTCTACTTCCGGAAGTTCAAAGTATTTCCTCGGCGGTATAGTTCCATATGCTACAGAAAAAAAGATCAAAATTTTAAAAGTTTCTAAAGAGACGGTAGATCAGTTTTCGGTAGTCAGTGAACAGGTAGCAAGCGAAATGGCAGCGGGATGTCAAAAACTGTTTGATACTGACATTTCTTTATCCACAACCGGTGTTGCGGGCCCTGGAAGGGGAGAGGATGGCAAAGAAGTGGGAACCGTTTTCTATACCATACGCATCAAAGACAAGGAAGTGAATTCAAAATTATACATGCCGCATTTGGAAAGATTAGACTTTATGAATTTTGTTTCCCAGAAAATTATTCAGGATCTGGTAGGACTTCTTATAAACGATTAA
- a CDS encoding glycosyltransferase, whose protein sequence is MKDSKQIFQTDSKKRWRSVQWGSRIFIFVAVLLLLALGLMMKLDRSPKIPFKEDYKAVITASKPYLQENKISKEYKGFRNFISEKTIHTSFAKIQEARAERLKNQNRNWSMFPGGIRSAFYVAWDPQSLMSLKRNIRHVNLVFPEWFFLDPKTGNLKTNIDPEGYKVIKRTGVAAMPILSNNSDREFRSEGLGKVLKDPAKRTQLIQKLTQQCQKFHFKGINIDFEDMNLDSDEYLIAFMKELSETFKQSKLLVTMDMMTDNDDYNIQKLNPYVDYFILMAYDEYAVDSDAGPVSSQKWIEEQTGKILKKTAPEKIILGLGAYGYDWSTNKEDNTSVTYMQAITKASASKAVINFDDNTFNLNYSYTDSKKNTHTVFFNDAASIFNTMRFSSEYPLAGTALWRLGSEDSRVWNFYDKDLTHAGLSQLNLKTLENVKGQTMVDYIGDGEVLDVLNTPHDGKIALEIDPKEKIITDENYITYPSSYEVKKYGEAPQKELVLTFDDGPDETYTPQILDILSKYHVPAAFFLVGLNAEKNLPLVKRIYREGHEIGNHTFTHENVAKVSPERALLELKLTRLLIECITGHSTILFRAPYNADSEPTTSEEIIPVALARQQNYLDIGESIDPEDWQPGIKSDEIIKRVMAGVKQQRGNIILLHDAGGETREETVKALQVLIPELQKQGYHFTNLASILHKNKAVLMPEVPKTRSYYIMQLNLVLATAIYGISHFLVALFTIFIGLGLIRLVLMMYWAFKERKKEKVLGDFPVLENYPKVSIIVPAYNEEVNIISSLNNLLKQTYPNFDIIMVDDGSKDSTYEKAKEVFPDHPKLKIFTKSNGGKATALNYGVSLTDAEYVICIDADTQLQQDAVKYMIARFLNSDPEEKIAAVAGNVKVGNKVNWLTRWQSIEYTTSQNFDRLAYSYINAITVIPGAIGAFKKSVIKEVGGYSTDTLAEDCDMTVKILRAGYTVANENRAVAVTEAPESVKQFLKQRFRWTYGIMQMFWKQRQTFLNPKYKGLGLWAMPNILLFQYIIPFFSPLADLIMFFGIVSGNGGKIFTYYLIFLLVDASLALMAFIIQREKLTGILYVIPQRFGYRWLMYIVLFRSLRKALKGEMQSWGFLKRTGNVKEIAAS, encoded by the coding sequence GTGAAAGACTCAAAACAGATTTTTCAAACTGACAGTAAGAAACGCTGGAGAAGCGTCCAGTGGGGAAGCCGTATTTTTATCTTCGTAGCCGTACTTCTCCTTCTTGCTTTGGGGCTGATGATGAAACTGGACAGAAGTCCGAAAATACCTTTTAAAGAAGATTATAAAGCCGTTATTACTGCGAGCAAGCCTTATCTTCAGGAAAATAAAATATCTAAAGAATACAAAGGTTTCAGGAATTTTATTTCTGAAAAAACAATCCATACAAGCTTTGCTAAAATTCAGGAAGCAAGAGCGGAAAGACTTAAAAATCAAAACCGGAACTGGTCTATGTTTCCCGGAGGTATACGTTCTGCATTTTATGTGGCTTGGGATCCCCAGTCTCTGATGTCTCTGAAAAGAAATATCAGACATGTCAATCTGGTTTTCCCGGAATGGTTTTTCCTTGATCCAAAAACAGGAAATTTAAAAACGAATATTGATCCGGAAGGCTATAAAGTCATCAAAAGAACAGGAGTGGCTGCCATGCCTATTTTGAGCAACAACTCAGACAGAGAGTTCCGTTCCGAGGGACTTGGAAAGGTTTTGAAAGATCCGGCAAAAAGAACTCAGCTTATTCAGAAACTTACCCAGCAATGCCAGAAATTTCATTTTAAAGGAATCAATATTGACTTTGAAGACATGAATCTGGATTCTGATGAATATCTCATTGCTTTTATGAAAGAACTTTCTGAAACGTTTAAACAGAGCAAACTGCTGGTCACGATGGATATGATGACGGATAATGACGATTACAATATCCAGAAACTGAATCCGTATGTAGATTATTTTATTCTGATGGCTTATGACGAATATGCTGTGGATAGCGATGCAGGACCTGTTTCATCCCAAAAATGGATCGAAGAGCAAACAGGAAAGATCCTGAAAAAAACGGCTCCTGAAAAAATAATTCTGGGACTGGGGGCGTACGGTTACGACTGGAGTACCAATAAAGAAGACAATACGTCTGTTACCTATATGCAGGCTATTACCAAAGCCAGTGCAAGTAAAGCCGTTATTAATTTTGATGATAATACATTTAACTTAAACTACTCTTATACAGATTCTAAAAAGAATACCCACACCGTATTTTTCAATGATGCAGCTTCTATTTTCAATACCATGCGGTTTTCTTCCGAATATCCGTTGGCAGGAACTGCGCTTTGGAGGCTGGGTAGCGAAGACAGCAGAGTCTGGAATTTTTATGATAAAGATCTCACGCATGCCGGTCTGTCCCAACTTAATTTAAAGACCCTGGAAAATGTAAAAGGTCAGACCATGGTAGATTACATTGGAGACGGTGAAGTTTTGGATGTTTTAAATACCCCTCATGACGGAAAAATTGCACTGGAAATAGATCCTAAAGAGAAAATTATTACAGATGAGAACTACATTACCTATCCAAGCTCTTATGAAGTGAAAAAATACGGTGAGGCACCACAGAAAGAACTGGTATTAACTTTCGATGATGGTCCGGATGAAACATATACCCCTCAGATTTTAGATATTCTTTCAAAATATCACGTTCCCGCTGCATTTTTTCTTGTTGGTTTGAATGCCGAAAAAAACCTTCCGCTGGTTAAAAGGATTTACCGGGAAGGCCACGAAATTGGAAACCACACTTTTACCCATGAAAATGTGGCAAAAGTAAGCCCTGAAAGAGCTTTGCTTGAGCTGAAACTGACAAGACTTTTGATAGAATGTATCACAGGACACAGTACCATCTTGTTCAGAGCTCCTTATAATGCCGATTCTGAGCCTACTACTTCTGAAGAAATCATTCCGGTAGCACTGGCAAGACAGCAAAATTATCTGGATATCGGAGAAAGTATTGACCCGGAAGACTGGCAGCCCGGAATAAAATCAGATGAAATTATAAAACGTGTCATGGCTGGGGTGAAACAGCAGAGAGGAAATATCATTCTGCTTCATGATGCAGGTGGCGAAACCAGAGAAGAAACGGTTAAAGCGCTTCAGGTTTTAATTCCTGAACTTCAGAAACAGGGCTACCATTTTACCAATCTTGCCAGTATTCTGCACAAAAACAAAGCGGTGCTGATGCCGGAGGTACCCAAAACAAGATCTTATTATATCATGCAGCTTAATTTGGTGTTGGCCACAGCGATTTATGGAATAAGCCATTTCTTGGTGGCTCTTTTTACCATATTTATTGGTTTAGGTCTTATCAGACTGGTTTTGATGATGTATTGGGCTTTTAAAGAAAGAAAAAAAGAAAAGGTATTGGGCGATTTTCCTGTTTTGGAAAACTATCCGAAAGTATCCATCATCGTTCCTGCCTACAATGAAGAAGTGAATATTATTTCTTCTTTAAATAATCTCTTAAAACAGACCTATCCAAACTTTGATATCATTATGGTGGATGACGGCAGTAAGGATTCAACGTATGAAAAAGCAAAAGAAGTATTTCCGGATCATCCGAAACTGAAAATCTTCACCAAATCAAACGGAGGAAAAGCAACCGCCCTGAACTACGGGGTTTCCCTTACTGATGCCGAATATGTAATTTGTATTGATGCAGATACTCAACTTCAGCAGGATGCCGTAAAATATATGATCGCAAGATTTTTAAACTCAGATCCTGAGGAAAAGATTGCTGCAGTGGCAGGAAATGTGAAAGTAGGAAACAAAGTGAACTGGCTTACCAGATGGCAGTCTATAGAATATACCACAAGCCAGAATTTTGACAGGCTGGCGTATAGTTATATCAATGCCATTACGGTAATTCCGGGTGCCATAGGAGCATTTAAAAAGTCAGTCATTAAAGAAGTCGGAGGATATTCTACGGATACACTCGCAGAAGACTGTGATATGACTGTAAAGATTTTAAGAGCAGGATATACGGTTGCCAATGAAAACAGGGCAGTTGCTGTAACGGAAGCTCCGGAAAGTGTAAAACAGTTTTTAAAACAGCGTTTCCGCTGGACATATGGGATTATGCAGATGTTCTGGAAACAACGTCAGACATTCCTTAATCCTAAATATAAGGGCCTTGGGCTTTGGGCGATGCCGAATATTTTACTGTTCCAATATATTATTCCGTTCTTTTCACCTTTGGCAGATCTCATCATGTTCTTTGGAATTGTATCCGGAAATGGCGGAAAAATATTTACCTATTATCTGATCTTTCTTCTGGTAGACGCTTCTTTAGCTCTGATGGCGTTTATTATTCAGAGAGAAAAATTAACGGGTATTCTGTATGTTATTCCACAGCGGTTCGGATACAGATGGCTTATGTATATCGTGTTATTCAGAAGCTTAAGAAAAGCACTGAAAGGCGAAATGCAATCCTGGGGATTTTTAAAAAGAACAGGAAATGTAAAAGAGATAGCCGCTTCCTAA